The proteins below come from a single Bacillus methanolicus genomic window:
- a CDS encoding helix-turn-helix domain-containing protein, translating into MLLGEIDLPTYSEKAEEMAPYEKEFDIIGGYTFYGAFVTAAKEFTAVKWMTAAEAEKRWGLPDGAVRKGCTYGRLREYVENGLARKFGGTWLVSDIAMQEVYGEKKNDTI; encoded by the coding sequence TTGTTGTTAGGGGAGATCGATCTCCCCACGTACTCTGAAAAAGCGGAAGAAATGGCTCCATATGAGAAAGAATTTGACATCATCGGAGGATACACCTTCTATGGAGCATTTGTCACCGCAGCAAAAGAGTTTACTGCCGTGAAATGGATGACAGCGGCAGAAGCAGAAAAACGCTGGGGACTGCCGGATGGTGCGGTACGGAAAGGATGTACATATGGGCGGCTGCGTGAGTATGTAGAAAATGGACTTGCCCGAAAGTTTGGCGGCACTTGGCTAGTCAGTGACATAGCCATGCAGGAAGTGTATGGCGAGAAGAAAAACGATACGATATAA